One Antennarius striatus isolate MH-2024 chromosome 9, ASM4005453v1, whole genome shotgun sequence genomic window, TTTATTCCCAAATCTATACCAAAACACAAAATCTCACCGTATTTTGAAGTGCCAAAATGTGAAACTCCTAAAGGTGAATTCTGTACTCCCATTCAGTTCTTTTCTTGAACCTTGAAGTTAATGCTGAATGTGTGATTCCAGACGTGACATTTGTGCTTGTTTGTCAGTCTTCTCATTATGTGTACTGATTCTTTTTCAATAATGTGGTCCACTGACTGACCCGTGACAGTAATACGGATTTCTGtcctcatcttttatttttatttgatcttCTTAGGTGATTGTTTATAACTACAAGCTACTAATTAAGACATAAACAGAAAGAAGATATTTCTGCCACATcaagataaaatgtgaaaaaagaaaaaattggaATAATATCCACCTGTTGATGTAATCATTAGAAAAACAGGTATTGAGTTTAATATACTACATTTTTAGGAAGTATTTTTATGTTGTAACTAAAACAAATTCAGTCTTTTAACTAACTTACCAATTTTTTTGCCCAGTCTAGTAGACTTCATTGACACATTTTCATGATTATTGTTATTCCACTCTCACTCCATTtatataaaatctgtttttaaatttttttttttttaacaaactcaCAGTTAAAACCCTTTGAATCATTTTGATAGTCACTGTTTCTTTTGGAAGATTGGgagttaaaatgtttgttttctcttttgtctaGTTTATTATGTTTGGCATCATGAGCATTTTGTCTGAGAAGTTTCCCAGTCCATGTCTGGTGAGTAGTTTGGCTCTAAagcatgttttttgtgtttggttgtacataaactgaatgttttgtATTTCAGGTCCTCCTAAATGTATTTCTGAATATAGTAGGAGTTAGTTTTGCAATTGCAGCCATCGTCCTGTACAGTGCCAACATATCACACATTGGGGTATGGTGGATTTGTCACAAAAACTACTATTCAGACTACGACAGACCAACTTTATCTCCTCGGGAGGAAATATTCATGGAAAAATGTGTGGAGGGAGCAACATTGGTTCAGGTAAGTTCTGAAAAACTTGCTGAATATCTGATAAAAGAGAggaattatttctgtttttcctaCTTGTAATCACATCTGATTTTCGGTAGGAGGTGGGTTTgccctggacaagttgccatTTTATCAAACAACCATTCATTCTCACATTCACGCCTGTTGTCAATCTCCAGACAACATTTCTCTTACAGTagattgcatgtttttggtggtggacaGAAGCCACCAAATACCATTTATAGACATTCATGGAAGCCTTTTTTACGTCCCACCAGACTCTTTGGAGAAGTATCAACATCTTGCTGATTGTCCTGTCAGTCCTGGAACTCTGTGTCGTCATCAGCGCTGCCGTCTTGGGAATTAAGGCCCTGGGGTGCAGTAAGAAGACAGAGAATCAGGTAGAGTCTGAAAACTCCTGACAAATCCTGAAAGTTAAATCAGATGCATTTTCTGAACCGTGATCTAACCTCTAACTTTCTGGATTTCTGGATTTTCAAGTTGAaaattctctcttttctttctcctgtctttcaGATTTGAAAGTCAGATTTGAAAGTCAGATTCTGATTTCCATTTCTGTTTGATTTTGATATTTCCacacttttatgttttattatatattttgtcCTCTTTAGAGCCTTGATGACCCAGAACAGTACAAATCACTGCTGGAGGAAGTCACCAGTGACCCTGTGGCCTAAATGAAAACCCTGCCTTTGTGCTTTTACTACAATCATGTTCATTTACTCCACTGACAGTTTGTATTTTAGCATCAATGAGATACACACTACAGTCTCTATACCATACTTTTCTGAGTTGTTTAAAAAAGCTCTACACTTTGTCACCACCCTGCACTAAACAGGAATTGCTGCGGCTTCTCACTTGTGTTTGGGTatattgtgttcttttttttttgtcttttgcctTTCAATCAATATGTTAAAGTAAAAGGGAGTTTCATAAACTTATATGACAAAAAATTCtgctttttcaaaaacaaaatacattttgatattttagaGGGTGGCATTAGATCGATGATTGTTACAggtgatgatttatttttttatttctaccaTCGGTTTCTCGCTTGGTTTTGCTTGTTGTGTTCATATAAAAACCTTAAAACAAAATCTAGTGAGTGTTCCTGGTGGTTGTGTTTATAATCAATGTGCCTTATGTTTGAAAGCAAATGGTAAGTACAGTGTGACAAAGTTTCTTTATTTCAGTAATTCCATTCCAGAAGTGAAATCTGTAAATTATATCCATCATTACACACAGGctgatatattttaaatgtttattggtCTTAATTTTGATGCGTGAATACTAATGAAAATACCATTGTTTTAGAATATCTATTAGAATATTGTGGAAACGTTCAACATCGAAGAAACCTGGTGCCACACTATAATCAGCCAATGAACTCAAAACATCTGCAAAGGCCTTTAAATGCCAAAGACAACCACTGACATTATGACTGCCCACCACTgggtttattaatgtttttactgccattatcaatttacaaaataataataatatttaacctttattgatgaaataaagaCTGTATAAAGTCCTGCcttattgcatgtttttggaggtgagagaaaACCAGACAACCCACACGGAcatgggaaaaaacaaaacaaaacaaaaaaactgcacaGAGAGGACTCAACACTGTCTTGCTGAAGTGAGTtttacccactgcaccaccatggcTGAATAGCTGACGTTTCGTCTTTTCAGTTTCAACAGTAATGAGTAGTGGCCTTGCTGGGTTGTTCTCTGGAATTTTTGTCAATTAAATCTGCGTTACTGTATATTACAATTACTCAATTGTAAGAAGAGTTTATTATGGtcatgaaacacagaaacagaacagaatcaTTACCTATGATTTCCAAAAAGAGTGATACATTACGACAGCAGGGTGGACATGTGTGTCAAAAATGTACCTGAAAAGTTCTCATTTAGAAGTGTAACGTTTGTcactctgtgtggattctcatgtggcgATTCAAATTTCATTTACAAAAGAACTCTTTCCCACATTTTTTACAACTGTAAGGTTTTTCATCattgtggattctcatgtggtaATTCAAGTTTGATTTGAAAATGAACTGTTTCCCGCATGTTTTACAACCGTAAGGcctttcacctgtgtggattctcatgtggtaAGTCAAGatttttttacatctgaaaTGTTTCCCACATGTTTGACAAccgtaaggcttctcacctgtgtggattctcatgtgggaAGTCAAGGTGTTTTTATGTAcgaaatgtttgccacatgttttacaaccgtAAGGCTTCTCCACAGTTTGGCTTTTCATGTGTTTAGTCAAATTTCTATTTCTGGCTTAAATGAGTATATCTACATGCATTTTTACAAACAATATGAAATAATTCCCCTTAgagcaggggtctccaaactttttcctgtaagggtCACATAACTTTTTCCTTCTCTGATGGGGGCTcggggtcagtttgtaacaaaaaaaactggagaTTGCAAAGGTGTCTAAATTTAAACATGTACTGTCTTCCAGAAGCAAATATTAATAGCTCTTTCCGGTTATCGTGTCATTTGGGAGGGCGGCATAGAAGTCATTGAGACAGACAGGTTGTTGGTTGGGGTATTTTCTCCACATTTGCCAGGGGGCCGTGACAAATGTGGAGGCGGGCTGCATCCGGCCCGCAGACCTTAGTTTGAGGACCTCTGCCTTAGACCATGGGTGACCTGAAACCCCTCGGGGCACTACTTGAGGAAGCCCCCAGTGACCTGGACGCAGCCGGTAGAGGCTAAGCCACGTTTGGAGACATTGAGGTTTCATTTCAACCACACTTCAGTGCCTGAATATTCcgtttattttccatttgacTTGACTATTGATTAGCATCCAATATCACAATATCCAGCGTTCCATGATCAGCGGTCAAAAACTGTTGATGCTTCCGGGTGGAAACCTTACCCGGCCAACAATTGGTTCCTGTTTATGCCAGGGGACCAGTTATCCCCATGGACATCGAAGCATCGTTTGGCTTCTACGTCATCTTTCAAGTTCAAAAGCgtctcctttttttctcctgttgcTCAGATCTGGAAGTCAGATTCTGATTTCCATTTCTGTTTGATTCAGTCATCAGTGTTAAGGCTAGGATTACAGAAATAGTCTGACATTATGAGGAGGGTCTCTTTGCTGGGATGGTTGTTGCTATGCTAACTTGAAGCACCAGATTAACACTGAAAATATGTAGTAGATTTTGACATTTCTACACATTTATGCtttcttatactgtatatttgtccACTTTAGAGCACTGATGACCCAGAACAGTACAAACCACTGCTGGAGGAAGTCACCAATGACCCTGTGGCCTAAATGAAAATGCTGCCTTTGTGCTGTTACTACAATCCTGTTCATTTACAACAGTTTGTATTTTACCATCAATGAGTCACACTTCTATACCACACCTTTCTGACAGACGTTGTTTAAAAAGCTCTCCATTTTGTTATCACCCTGCACTAAACAGGAATGGCTGCAGCTTGTATTCTTGTGTTGGGGTTTATTGTATCTGGTCTTTTTTGTCTTAATTGCTAATAACTAAGTAACTAAGAACTAAAAGGGAGTTTTATAAATGTGTATAAcaatttctgtttctttcttcttctttttttaaataaaatacattttaaggtTATAGAAAATGGCATTAGATTGGTGACTGTTACAGGTGAGGATTTaccttttgtgtgtttatttagaaCTTCACTGCCAAAGCAAGTCTATGACTATCAGCACAGTGACCATTGGTATCTGTGGGCTATGATTGAATTAacaatttataatatttttatttggaaaGACACATGATAGAAGTAGACATTTTAAGAAGTAAACATCCTTCTGAAAGAATCAAAATGATTCCAGTGTAAGCGGTGTTGCATATTTTGATAGTTTCTGAAGTCCATGCTTGCATGTTgtctcaaaaaataaataaatttatgtttGCATGTGAGTTCCaactaaaagaaataaaatttaaatctcCCAGGTTTAAATATTAATTGAATATCAACAATGGTCTGTGCAGCTGAGTGTCCAGTGAGGGGTTAAATTTCTTTATTCTGACTGCCAGATGGGGGAGGAACATGCGGGAATCTGAAGGTCCTAGTCTCAGATTACATCTGGTGGAGCACAACAAGGTAATGTTTGTGATCATTTCCACAGCAGTCGGTTGTTATCAATTATAAttattcatgtgttcatgtgaggAATTTAATAGTCAACAAAAAGGACAACAGAAGGGTGAATTCTGGTAAAACATTAACAGAATTTTCCTCATTAACTTGTGTCTCGCTCAGCGCTCGGATGAGAAGCTGAATTACCACGACGGATTAAAACGTGCAGGAACTATTTGTTTTACGGGGTTATTTTCTGAAGCGGAACTATTTTCATGCTCTATCAAACTCTATCAAACTTGCCCCAAACGGGGCGATGTTTCACTTCCGCTTGGGAGcacatgtgactgtgtgtgacgtGCAGTTACAGCCAGTCCTCCACTTCCTTGTCAGAGATAGGCGCTAGAAATGACACTCCACCACTTCCGGTGCGGTAGGGGGCGCTGGCGAGGCACTCAAAGAATGGGTAGACTGATGTCCCAAAATTATTCtgatcctcttcttctcctttcggctttgcccttcaggggtcaccacagccaatcagctgcctccataGAACTTAACAGTTTGCCAACATGTTTGACTGGTTTATTATGAGTTTCTATAAGTCTGGTTTTCACTGCAGTGGTATTTTATTACGTA contains:
- the LOC137601916 gene encoding membrane-spanning 4-domains subfamily A member 6C-like; the encoded protein is MLSKGLSVCWKEGLPGALPALLLPRTTTEQQIQVLRGGYNPLKRTGRMSLTMAKADGVTLFTLTSDPQSSCPPLCQILKGLCYSPACCSVSQHLKSVQRTSQSVLGALHIMVGLLNIGIGSILFTDGRISFWQIQESGFAFWVGGLFIMFGIMSILSEKFPSPCLVLLNVFLNIVGVSFAIAAIVLYSANISHIGVWWICHKNYYSDYDRPTLSPREEIFMEKCVEGATLVQTLWRSINILLIVLSVLELCVVISAAVLGIKALGCSKKTENQSLDDPEQYKSLLEEVTSDPVA